The following coding sequences lie in one Allochromatium vinosum DSM 180 genomic window:
- the rsxG gene encoding electron transport complex subunit RsxG encodes MSLLAVLNQRQSIAYQAVLLGGFTLLAAVLLVAGNLATHETIALRKAEDLKASLSQVLPPALHDNDLLADPLTLPGADGAPVVVYRALRGLEVTGVAYRVSGSGYSGLIELILGVDPHGRVLGARVLSHAETPGLGDKIELAKDDWILAFDGLSLGDPPPEHWAVKKDGGDFDQFSGATITPRAVVGALKRGLEFFQRHQVALTAPAAVSVASDPARSPE; translated from the coding sequence ATGAGCCTGCTTGCCGTGCTGAACCAACGTCAGAGCATCGCCTATCAGGCCGTGCTGCTGGGCGGTTTCACCCTGCTGGCCGCCGTGCTGCTGGTAGCCGGCAATCTGGCCACGCACGAGACCATCGCCCTGCGCAAGGCCGAGGATCTCAAGGCGTCGCTCAGCCAGGTGCTGCCACCGGCGCTGCATGACAACGATCTGCTGGCCGACCCGCTGACCCTGCCCGGCGCCGATGGCGCGCCGGTTGTGGTCTATCGCGCCCTGCGTGGACTGGAGGTCACGGGCGTGGCCTATCGGGTGAGCGGTTCCGGCTACTCGGGCCTCATCGAACTGATCCTGGGCGTCGACCCGCACGGCCGGGTGCTGGGCGCGCGCGTGCTGTCGCACGCCGAGACCCCCGGACTCGGCGACAAGATCGAACTGGCCAAGGACGACTGGATTCTCGCCTTCGACGGACTGTCGCTGGGCGATCCGCCGCCCGAGCACTGGGCGGTCAAGAAGGACGGCGGCGACTTCGATCAGTTCAGCGGGGCCACCATCACGCCGCGCGCCGTGGTCGGCGCCCTGAAGCGCGGACTGGAATTCTTCCAGCGTCATCAGGTCGCCCTGACTGCGCCCGCCGCCGTCTCGGTCGCCTCCGATCCAGCCAGGAGTCCGGAATGA
- a CDS encoding TIGR00341 family protein, with product MKYVEVIVGAGSAETVRAAAERVKALDVRLGPVGPDGLQAIRLLVTDNQVQRLLDLLQGLLGAQPSARILVLAVEASLPPPDEEARKKEDSATAAREALYEGMDKNSRLGPNYLILVMLSTVVAAIGLIEDNVAVVIGAMVIAPLLGPNLALSLGTALGDVPLMRRSVRTVLVGILLAVALTAILGWLWPTELSSREVLSRTEAGLDSVLLALASGAAAALSVTTGLSSVLVGVMVAVALLPPAATVGLMLGQGEPGLALGAALLLAINVVSVNLASKIVFFFKGIRPRKWLEKEKAKRAMVAYVLVWILTLAVLTLVVLERQYRLLPI from the coding sequence ATGAAATATGTCGAGGTCATCGTCGGTGCCGGCAGCGCCGAGACCGTGCGTGCGGCGGCCGAGCGCGTCAAGGCACTGGATGTGCGTCTGGGGCCGGTGGGACCGGATGGTCTCCAGGCGATCCGCCTGCTGGTGACTGACAACCAGGTCCAGCGCCTGCTGGATCTGCTGCAGGGACTGCTCGGCGCCCAGCCCTCGGCGCGGATCCTGGTGCTTGCGGTCGAAGCGAGTCTCCCGCCGCCCGACGAAGAGGCGCGGAAAAAAGAGGACTCGGCCACGGCCGCGCGCGAGGCGCTCTACGAAGGCATGGACAAGAACTCGCGCCTCGGTCCGAATTATCTGATTCTGGTCATGCTCTCGACCGTGGTGGCGGCGATCGGTCTGATCGAGGACAACGTGGCGGTCGTGATCGGCGCGATGGTGATCGCGCCGCTGCTGGGACCGAATCTGGCGCTCAGTCTCGGCACCGCCCTGGGCGACGTGCCCCTGATGCGCCGCTCGGTCAGGACGGTACTCGTCGGCATCCTGCTCGCCGTGGCGCTCACCGCGATCCTCGGCTGGTTGTGGCCGACTGAGTTGAGCAGCCGCGAGGTACTCTCGCGCACCGAGGCCGGACTCGACTCGGTGTTGCTGGCCCTGGCCTCCGGCGCGGCGGCGGCGCTCTCGGTCACGACAGGACTGTCGAGTGTGCTGGTCGGCGTCATGGTCGCCGTGGCCCTGCTGCCGCCGGCGGCGACCGTGGGTCTGATGCTGGGCCAGGGTGAACCCGGCCTGGCGCTCGGCGCGGCGCTGCTGCTGGCCATCAACGTGGTCAGCGTCAATCTGGCCAGCAAGATCGTCTTCTTCTTCAAAGGCATCCGCCCGCGCAAATGGCTGGAGAAGGAAAAAGCCAAACGCGCCATGGTGGCTTATGTGCTGGTCTGGATCCTGACGCTGGCGGTGCTGACCCTGGTGGTGCTGGAGCGGCAGTATCGGCTGTTGCCGATTTAG
- a CDS encoding RnfH family protein produces MLVGVAYADKFKQTWLKLDVPEGSTLREAIERSGLLERFPEIDLSVNKVGVFGKLSRLDTRLNDGDRVEIYRPITVDPETVERRDRQDAGDED; encoded by the coding sequence ATGCTCGTCGGTGTCGCCTACGCGGACAAATTCAAACAGACCTGGCTCAAGCTCGACGTACCCGAGGGCAGCACCCTGCGCGAAGCCATCGAACGCTCGGGACTACTCGAACGCTTCCCCGAGATCGACCTGAGCGTCAACAAGGTCGGCGTCTTCGGCAAACTCAGCCGGCTCGACACCAGGCTCAACGACGGCGACCGGGTCGAGATCTATCGCCCTATCACCGTCGATCCCGAAACCGTCGAACGCCGTGACCGTCAGGACGCCGGCGACGAGGACTGA
- a CDS encoding electron transport complex subunit E — translation MSLEPNTANKTAWGRISRDGLWSNNVVLGQSLALCPLLAVTGTATNGLGMGLATTAVLIASGFLIALIRGWVTPEVRIPIFVLVIAVLVTLVDLGMNAWLHDLHKMLGLFIPLIVTNCAILGRAESFASRHPVLPAAFDGLMMGLGFTLVLVLLGAVREIIGSGTLFANASLLLGEGMAFLETTLIPDYRGFLLAILPPGGFIALGFILAGKRLIDTRLAEAQRRRESTAGTGALA, via the coding sequence ATGAGCCTCGAACCCAATACCGCCAACAAGACCGCCTGGGGCCGCATCAGCCGCGATGGTCTCTGGAGCAACAACGTCGTGCTGGGCCAGTCGCTGGCACTCTGTCCGCTGCTCGCGGTCACGGGCACGGCCACCAACGGACTGGGCATGGGGCTGGCGACCACGGCCGTCCTGATCGCCTCGGGTTTCCTGATCGCGCTCATTCGCGGCTGGGTGACGCCGGAGGTGCGCATTCCCATCTTTGTCCTGGTGATCGCCGTGCTGGTGACGCTGGTCGATCTCGGGATGAATGCCTGGCTGCACGACCTGCACAAGATGCTGGGCCTGTTCATCCCGCTGATCGTCACCAACTGCGCCATCCTGGGCCGGGCCGAATCCTTCGCCTCGCGTCATCCGGTTCTGCCGGCGGCGTTCGATGGGCTGATGATGGGGCTTGGTTTCACCCTGGTGCTGGTGCTGCTCGGTGCCGTGCGCGAGATCATCGGCTCGGGCACCCTGTTCGCCAATGCCAGCCTGCTGCTCGGCGAAGGCATGGCCTTTCTGGAAACGACGCTGATCCCGGATTATCGCGGCTTCCTGCTCGCCATCCTGCCGCCGGGCGGGTTCATCGCGCTCGGTTTCATCCTGGCCGGCAAGCGGTTGATCGACACACGGCTCGCCGAAGCGCAGCGGCGTCGTGAGTCGACGGCCGGCACGGGCGCCCTGGCCTGA
- the phoU gene encoding phosphate signaling complex protein PhoU has product MPESLNLVQKRRSHLQESVGDLGARVVEALHRSVECLKTQDRDLAAAIIAGDQLINQQRRLLEQECLVTLAAYKPAGEDLRAVGACMELASELERIGDYAADVARIIERDVEAPLPAEPVAAIVELAADAIDMLEQTLAAFVANGSEATLRAAVEKESQVDREEDEFIAQVLERMRADAAFAATGTYLLWIVHNYERVADRATNVAERAIYVASGHTPDLD; this is encoded by the coding sequence ATGCCCGAAAGTTTGAATCTGGTTCAAAAGAGACGCTCACATCTACAGGAGTCGGTGGGCGATCTCGGCGCGCGGGTGGTCGAGGCGCTGCATCGGTCGGTCGAGTGTCTCAAGACGCAGGATCGGGATCTGGCCGCCGCTATCATCGCCGGCGATCAGCTCATCAACCAGCAGCGTCGCCTTCTGGAACAGGAATGCCTCGTCACCCTGGCGGCCTACAAACCGGCCGGCGAGGATCTGCGCGCGGTCGGCGCCTGCATGGAACTGGCCTCCGAACTGGAACGCATCGGCGACTACGCGGCCGATGTCGCGCGCATCATCGAGCGCGATGTCGAGGCACCGCTCCCCGCCGAGCCGGTGGCCGCCATCGTCGAGCTGGCTGCGGATGCCATCGACATGCTCGAACAGACGCTGGCCGCCTTCGTCGCCAACGGCAGCGAGGCTACACTGCGCGCAGCGGTCGAAAAGGAATCCCAGGTCGACCGCGAGGAAGACGAATTCATCGCCCAGGTGCTTGAGCGCATGCGTGCAGATGCCGCGTTCGCCGCCACCGGCACCTATCTGCTCTGGATCGTGCACAACTACGAGCGCGTGGCCGATCGCGCGACCAATGTCGCCGAGCGCGCCATCTATGTCGCCTCCGGGCATACACCCGATCTAGACTGA